Proteins encoded in a region of the Stieleria neptunia genome:
- a CDS encoding HEAT repeat domain-containing protein: MTSPLVRTTRLATAYRRLLSSADAPRYAAEVDEHYSPMTLATLLRRGDVELRRAAAMALGLLGNSRSIDPLGRALSDVDRGVRLVADDSFRGLLLRDAAPTHHQQLLKVMHLTDGGEFAAALAPAMILVEQSPMYAEAHFQLASCWHGLEDYPKASQAYVACLWRCRFHYTAWQGLARCQIMCGEYLAASKSLERCIDIVPDLESARVQLRMLRRRMRRSDV, from the coding sequence GTGACTTCACCTCTCGTGCGGACAACCCGACTGGCCACAGCCTATCGCCGACTTCTTTCCAGTGCGGATGCCCCGCGGTATGCGGCCGAGGTGGATGAGCATTACTCACCGATGACCTTGGCGACGTTGCTTCGTCGCGGGGATGTCGAACTGCGTCGTGCGGCGGCGATGGCATTGGGGCTGTTGGGCAACAGTCGGTCCATCGATCCGCTCGGCCGCGCGCTCAGTGATGTCGATCGCGGTGTTCGTCTGGTTGCCGATGATTCGTTTCGCGGGCTGTTGTTGCGTGATGCGGCACCGACCCATCATCAGCAACTGCTCAAGGTGATGCACTTGACCGACGGCGGAGAGTTTGCCGCGGCGTTGGCGCCGGCGATGATTCTGGTGGAACAGTCGCCGATGTATGCCGAGGCGCATTTCCAACTGGCCAGTTGTTGGCATGGGCTGGAAGACTATCCCAAGGCATCACAAGCCTACGTCGCTTGCTTGTGGCGTTGCCGATTTCATTACACCGCGTGGCAGGGACTGGCGCGGTGTCAGATCATGTGCGGCGAGTACCTTGCCGCATCGAAGTCGCTGGAACGTTGTATCGATATCGTGCCCGATTTGGAAAGTGCCCGCGTGCAGCTGCGGATGCTGCGGCGGCGGATGCGTCGCAGCGACGTCTGA
- a CDS encoding thioredoxin family protein translates to MRNAAIYLIVFTLTSLGAHSSHAQIAWEGKLRDAHAKAKQQGKLMLLHFYTDNCIYCDRLEAGAFRSASVSQSINQNFVPVKVHGTKNPKLAEMFKVTKYPTDVIVTTDGKALSHSVSPQQPDRYIAMLAEAQVSFAKTRSTLASAGQTAPPAKAAPANVAPAPAANVAMTATTPTATPSTTMAPNSLPVQIPAPGAVAPSASPAAASSAAPSAVTGTSRQNQFMLPGDATGRVRSASVTKSGSVQASLASARTGSMTLPGDAATKQPTDNATASKTTDAPSKPELAIQGYCAVSVVNRGEWVEGKPELGVIHLGKLYLFADKDSMELFLSDPIPFTPMLNEIDVVRFFEEKKIVPGKREWGVIDPIHNRMFFFADEAAMLHFEKSFDRYLDAAIEVMDQAIEEANPGV, encoded by the coding sequence ATGCGAAACGCCGCGATCTATCTCATTGTCTTCACGCTCACCAGTCTCGGCGCGCACTCGTCTCATGCTCAGATCGCTTGGGAGGGCAAGCTTCGCGATGCCCACGCCAAGGCCAAACAGCAGGGCAAACTGATGCTGTTGCACTTCTACACCGACAACTGCATCTATTGTGATCGGCTTGAAGCCGGCGCCTTTCGCAGTGCATCGGTCTCGCAGTCGATCAACCAGAACTTCGTGCCGGTCAAAGTTCATGGGACCAAGAACCCCAAGTTGGCCGAAATGTTCAAGGTCACCAAGTATCCCACGGACGTGATCGTGACGACCGACGGCAAGGCGCTTTCCCACTCGGTCAGCCCCCAGCAGCCCGATCGCTACATCGCCATGTTGGCCGAAGCCCAAGTCAGCTTCGCCAAGACGCGTTCCACACTGGCAAGCGCCGGGCAAACCGCACCGCCAGCCAAGGCCGCGCCGGCCAATGTCGCGCCCGCTCCGGCGGCCAACGTCGCGATGACCGCGACGACGCCCACCGCAACCCCGTCGACCACCATGGCCCCCAATTCGCTGCCGGTCCAAATCCCGGCCCCCGGCGCGGTCGCCCCATCGGCATCGCCTGCCGCGGCATCTTCCGCAGCGCCGTCCGCCGTGACCGGGACGTCGCGGCAAAACCAATTCATGCTGCCCGGCGACGCGACCGGCCGCGTGCGTTCGGCCAGCGTGACCAAGTCCGGTTCGGTCCAGGCCTCGCTGGCGAGTGCAAGAACCGGCAGCATGACGCTTCCCGGTGACGCGGCAACGAAACAACCCACCGACAACGCCACCGCGTCCAAGACGACCGACGCCCCGAGCAAACCGGAACTGGCGATCCAAGGCTACTGTGCCGTGTCCGTCGTCAATCGTGGCGAATGGGTCGAAGGCAAACCCGAACTGGGCGTCATCCACCTCGGCAAACTGTACCTGTTCGCCGACAAGGACTCGATGGAATTGTTCCTGTCCGACCCGATCCCGTTCACTCCCATGCTGAACGAAATCGACGTCGTCCGGTTCTTCGAAGAAAAGAAGATCGTCCCCGGCAAACGCGAGTGGGGCGTGATCGACCCGATCCACAATCGCATGTTCTTCTTCGCCGACGAAGCCGCCATGTTGCACTTCGAAAAATCGTTCGACCGCTACCTCGATGCCGCCATCGAAGTCATGGATCAAGCGATCGAAGAAGCCAACCCGGGCGTGTAA
- the rho gene encoding transcription termination factor Rho, producing MAKKKRSPRRGPSSNGQAGGGGGSKPRSRRRRRGGGGGNNGAGGRDQNMDREPADIPSDAPLEECEGILELHPNGYGFLRSRDNNYSRERSDPFVPGTMIERFGLRQGVFIKAMMQQAKRQQGPRIREILDVDGMSPESYPDVKSFETLTPINPEEWLVLERGQRPITNRVIDLLAPLGKGQRALIVAPPRSGKTVMLQDIASGIAENHPDLKLIVLLIDERPEEVTDMRRNVVGGEVVASSLDMDVESHVRLSQLVIDRARRLAEMGQDVFLMLDSITRLARAFNKWVGRSGRGGATMSGGLDIKAMDIPKKLFATARAFQEGGSLTIVGTCLVDTNSRMDEAIFQEFKGTGNMELVLDRRLADRRVWPSIDISQSGTRREELLHDEETYEAVTMLRRTLSSMHPCDAMEQLTKQLGRFESNDEFIKLISGAKTSL from the coding sequence ATGGCGAAAAAGAAACGGTCTCCTCGTCGCGGCCCAAGCTCCAATGGACAAGCCGGAGGCGGGGGTGGTAGCAAACCGCGTTCGCGAAGACGGCGACGCGGCGGCGGCGGTGGTAACAACGGTGCCGGCGGGAGAGATCAAAACATGGATCGTGAGCCCGCGGATATCCCCAGTGATGCGCCGCTGGAAGAATGCGAGGGGATCCTGGAGCTGCACCCCAACGGCTACGGATTCCTTCGCAGTCGAGACAATAACTATTCCCGCGAGCGCAGCGATCCGTTTGTCCCCGGCACGATGATCGAGCGTTTCGGCTTGCGACAAGGTGTCTTCATCAAAGCGATGATGCAGCAGGCCAAGCGTCAGCAAGGGCCGCGGATCCGCGAGATCTTGGACGTCGACGGCATGTCGCCCGAGTCCTATCCGGACGTCAAGAGCTTTGAGACCCTGACCCCGATCAATCCCGAAGAGTGGTTGGTCTTGGAACGCGGGCAGCGACCGATCACCAACCGGGTGATCGATTTGCTAGCACCGCTCGGCAAGGGCCAGCGGGCGTTGATCGTTGCACCGCCTCGGAGCGGGAAGACGGTCATGCTGCAGGACATCGCCAGCGGGATTGCGGAGAATCACCCCGACTTGAAATTGATCGTGTTGTTGATCGACGAGCGCCCCGAAGAAGTGACCGACATGCGTCGCAACGTCGTCGGGGGCGAAGTCGTCGCGAGCAGCTTGGACATGGACGTCGAAAGTCATGTTCGGCTGAGCCAATTGGTGATCGACCGCGCACGTCGATTGGCCGAAATGGGGCAGGATGTGTTCCTGATGCTCGATTCGATCACGCGACTTGCCCGCGCGTTCAACAAGTGGGTCGGCCGCAGCGGCCGAGGCGGGGCGACGATGAGCGGCGGTTTGGACATCAAAGCGATGGACATTCCGAAGAAGCTGTTCGCCACCGCACGGGCGTTCCAAGAAGGCGGCTCGTTGACGATCGTCGGCACCTGCCTGGTGGACACCAACAGTCGCATGGACGAAGCGATTTTCCAAGAGTTCAAGGGAACCGGGAACATGGAATTGGTGCTCGATCGCCGCTTGGCCGACCGCCGCGTCTGGCCCTCGATCGACATCAGCCAGTCGGGGACGCGTCGTGAAGAATTGCTGCACGACGAAGAGACCTACGAAGCGGTGACGATGTTGCGTCGGACGCTTTCGAGCATGCACCCCTGTGACGCGATGGAGCAACTGACCAAGCAGCTCGGTCGATTCGAAAGCAACGACGAGTTCATCAAGCTGATCAGCGGCGCCAAGACGTCGCTGTAG
- a CDS encoding site-specific integrase has protein sequence MPGGTTETRGKPSHRLRRRRGWKTRNAKYAYRQAFELISGHSYSLDHNGPYVFRGPRRGRLKPDTVRNILVSEVITPLSDRFPKTFPGQKSFEDGRLHSLRHYVCSRCANERVPERMVIQWLGHSDSAMVRHYDHLSDDESCRKMDQLNLLGGDGGRSGVDAEQTL, from the coding sequence GTGCCGGGAGGTACGACAGAAACGCGGGGCAAACCATCGCATCGATTGCGCAGGCGCCGGGGCTGGAAAACTCGCAACGCGAAATACGCCTACCGACAAGCCTTCGAGCTGATCAGTGGGCATTCATATTCATTGGATCACAACGGTCCGTATGTATTCAGAGGGCCGCGCAGAGGCCGGTTAAAGCCTGACACGGTTCGGAACATTTTGGTTAGCGAGGTGATCACGCCACTGTCCGACCGATTTCCGAAAACGTTCCCCGGACAAAAGAGTTTTGAAGACGGGCGTCTGCATAGTCTTCGTCACTACGTCTGCAGCCGCTGTGCAAACGAACGGGTTCCCGAACGAATGGTGATTCAATGGCTTGGACATTCCGATAGCGCAATGGTAAGACACTACGACCACCTCAGCGACGACGAATCGTGTCGCAAGATGGATCAGTTGAACCTGCTTGGAGGCGACGGCGGGCGTTCCGGCGTCGACGCCGAGCAGACTTTGTAA